CAAATCTATAAAACAAGTAATATTTTTAGCAATTCCTCGTTTTATAGATTTGTTTTTGAATTTTAAAATTTGTCTACCGTATATATAATATACAATGAATATTGCTACATGGAACGTTAATTCTCTTAAGATAAGATTTAATCAAGTTCTTGATTTCCTAGTAAAAAATAATATAGATATATTGTGCCTACAAGAAACAAAACTCATAGATGATAATTTTCCTCATGAAGAATTTAATAGATTGGGTTATCAATCTTATTGTTATGGTCAAAAAACTTATAATGGAGTAGCAATAATAAGTAAGTATAAAGCAATTGAAGTTTCTTATGGCATTAAAAATTATATAGATGAACAAAAAAGAGTAATATCTATAACTGTAAATGTGAATAATTTTGATTTAAGAATAATTTGTATTTATTGTCCTAATGGGCAATCATTAGAAAGTGATAAATTTAGATATAAAATGGAATGGTTCTATCATTTAAACACATTCATCTATAATGAATTAGAAAATCATAAAAATTTAATACTATTAGGTGATTATAATATTGCACCTAGTGACGATGATGTATATGATACAAATATTTGGCAAAACACAATACTAGTATCTAAAGATGAAAGAACAGCATTTACGAATTTAATTAATCTAGGACTAAATGATTTATTCAATAAATTCGATCAGCCAAAAAAATCATTTACCTGGTGGGACTATAGAAATTATAGTTTTCTCAAAAATAATGGCTTAAGAATTGATCATATACTAGCATCAAATTCTGTTCAATCGGTTTGCGAATCATTTAACATAGACATAGAA
The sequence above is drawn from the Candidatus Kinetoplastibacterium crithidii (ex Angomonas deanei ATCC 30255) genome and encodes:
- the xth gene encoding exodeoxyribonuclease III, with the translated sequence MNIATWNVNSLKIRFNQVLDFLVKNNIDILCLQETKLIDDNFPHEEFNRLGYQSYCYGQKTYNGVAIISKYKAIEVSYGIKNYIDEQKRVISITVNVNNFDLRIICIYCPNGQSLESDKFRYKMEWFYHLNTFIYNELENHKNLILLGDYNIAPSDDDVYDTNIWQNTILVSKDERTAFTNLINLGLNDLFNKFDQPKKSFTWWDYRNYSFLKNNGLRIDHILASNSVQSVCESFNIDIEMRKKERPSDHAPVSIRIKTI